ACGTGGGGACAGTACGCATTGTTTACTAAAATACGAAATTCTACAAGTCCAATGAAATTGAATACTTTCGTTTTGATGTTAATATTGTTTTTTTCTGTTTCCTTATTAAAGGCAGAAGAAACAAACAAAACTACCCCAACATCGGATCCAAAAAAAGAAGCTTCCAAAGCTACGGAAAAAACAAATCCAAGTTTGAGTCCCAATGAAGAACCTCCTCTTCAGACAAACAAACCAAATTCAAATCCATTAGCAAGTTTAGAATCCAGAGAAGACAACCAAACACCAATGGAGATCTTCAATAAAGTGTATGAACATCGGTTTATGATCCGTGCTGGTTTTGGAATTGGAAAATTATCTCCTGCAATTTTAAACGAAACAGGACCTGCATGGTTTCAAAATTCCCTCTTCCGCCAAATTACAGAACCTGGTGCTCCCTTATCCGTTCCTTACAAACCAGCAAAAGATTTGGGTGTGAACTCACAATTTTTTGACATACGATATGGTTATAAAAACAAATACGAAATCCAATATGCCGAAGACACCGCGTTAGGTGTTTATAGCCGTAATTTGCCAGCTTCCAATAATTTTATTTCCCCAAGGACAGATACTTACTGGGCGAGTAGTTTTGAAGGGAATCGTCTCCTACGATTTGAAGGGGTAAGCCACCATTTGCGTTTTTCCTACACCCATCCCATCACAAAAATTTTGATGGTTGGGCCTTCGGTCAATTTCCATCGTTATACGGAAAGAAATAATATTTCTTATGGTTCCTATTCGACAAGTCGACCCGAAGCGAATGTGCCAAATAAAGTCACATGGTCGATCGGTGGGGATGCAAACGCGGAATATTCCATGAAAGGAATATTGCCTGGTATATATTCAAAATTAAAACTTAGGGACTGGTGGGAGATCCGAGGTAGAGTGGAGTTACTCGATAGAAAAGGCAACTTTTCTGTGTTAGGTTCCCAGATCATCCAAGAAGTATTTAATGATGGAACTACAACTTTAACTGCGGTTCTACCAGCTTACGGTGGGAAGGTTCGGGACAAGGGAACCATCCTCAATTTAGAATCTTCTTTCCAATACTGCCGATTTACTTTGGACATTGGAATGATCCGCCAAGATGTCAAACGAACCTATGATACTTATTTGGGTGATACCGTTGGAAATGTACCTAGGAGTGATTATTCTGCTAGGAGTGTTTATATAGGATTTTCAGAGATGTCAACATCCATCAAACACACAGTGACAGAATTTTATATCATGCCAGGTGTTTCTTTCTTCATTGACGAAGATAAAATCTACTAAGATTTGATTCACAAATTCCTTTGCGAGTTATTTCCTTTAGGGCCATTCCACCGATTGGGAAACCAATCCTGGATTTGGATTCTTAAAAATGTTTGCATTTTCCCGATTTTAAACCAATCTAAGAAGGGATGCCGTATTTAATCATTTTTCTCTCCTTATTTTTTTTCGTTAGTTGTGGGAATCCATCTGAACCAGGAAACGACAACAAATTAGAACCAAAAGATAATACCCAAACCAAACGAATTCTCTATTTTGGTGATTCCTTAACCGCAGGTTATGGCCTTCTCAATTATGAAGATGCTTGGCCACATATCCTCACAAACCGTATCAATGCAGAAGGTTATTCCTACCAAATGACAAATGCAGGTGTTTCGGGTGACACAACAAGTGGTGGTCTTGGTAGATTGGAATGGGTGCTTGCGGAAAAACCTTCGATCTTTGTACTCGAGTTAGGTGCCAATGATATGTTACGTGGGATTAGTCCAGAAGTGACAAAAAAAAACCTACAATCAATGATCAAACAAATCAAATCACAATACCCAAACACCAAAATATTGTTAGTTGGAATGATGGCTACACCCAATATGGGGAAAAAATATGCAAATGCATTTAACACTATATATCCAGAGTTAGCCAAAGAAGAAAATCTTCCGTTAGTTCCTTTTATCTTGGAAAAAGTGGCAAGCATTCGTAAACTCAATCAAAAGGATGGGATCCATCCCACAGAAGCTGGCCACAAATTAGTTGCAGACACTGTGTACCCTTATATCAAACCCCTTTTAGAAAAATAGGAATTTAATTTTATGCAAAGTCCCTTTCCCATCCCTCCGTTTGCCCTAGAATGTAAAACATTCGCGAAAGATTCGTTTGGCGCTTCTTTCACTCACCCTTTTGTTTTGGCCCTTGCCGATGGCACACTGGATCCAAAACTTTTTCGTTTTTACCAAATCCAAGATGCAAAGTATTTAGAGGCCTTTTCAGATGCTTGCGCCATTCTTTCCACTAAAGTGAAAGACCCTGAGGATAAACTTTGGCTCATCGATGCCGCAAGGATGGCACTTGTTGTGGAAAGCCAACTCCACCTTGGTTATGGGAAAACTTTAGGTTACGATACAAATACAATCGCAAACACAGAACCCACTCCGAATAATTTAGCCTACCAAAATCATATGGTGGCAACGGCGCTACAAGGCACTGTCCTCGAGGGATTTTGTGCCATTGCACCTTGTCCTTGGTTGTACATAGAGCTTGGGCAACACCTACTTCGAGAAAAAGGTTCGATCCCAGAAGACCACCCTTATGCTTCGTGGTTACTCATGTACTCTGATCCTGGATTCAATGAATATATGACTGAGCTCCTCAAAAGAGTTCAGAAGTATGCAGAACTCTCTGATCCTTCTGCCAAAAACCGAGCCAAAATTTCCTTCCAACAAAGTTGTAATTACGAATGGATGTTTTGGGAGCAGGCTTGGACAAGTCAAACTTGGCCATCCCGATAAAAGTCTGTTAGGTGGAGTATTTGGTTGTTTTCCCAACGGGAAAAACAACCTCTGCTGATTTTGGTAGGACTGGTTTTTTGGTTCTATCTTTTCCGTCTTTTTTCCTTGCCGATTTGATTAGGTTCCAAATGATGGTTTCACAAACCTTCTGCGGGAATAGCTCAGCGGTAGAGCATCTCCTTGCCAAGGAGAGGGTCGCGGGTTCAAGTCC
The sequence above is a segment of the Leptospira sp. WS39.C2 genome. Coding sequences within it:
- a CDS encoding arylesterase; its protein translation is MPYLIIFLSLFFFVSCGNPSEPGNDNKLEPKDNTQTKRILYFGDSLTAGYGLLNYEDAWPHILTNRINAEGYSYQMTNAGVSGDTTSGGLGRLEWVLAEKPSIFVLELGANDMLRGISPEVTKKNLQSMIKQIKSQYPNTKILLVGMMATPNMGKKYANAFNTIYPELAKEENLPLVPFILEKVASIRKLNQKDGIHPTEAGHKLVADTVYPYIKPLLEK
- a CDS encoding TenA family protein, with translation MQSPFPIPPFALECKTFAKDSFGASFTHPFVLALADGTLDPKLFRFYQIQDAKYLEAFSDACAILSTKVKDPEDKLWLIDAARMALVVESQLHLGYGKTLGYDTNTIANTEPTPNNLAYQNHMVATALQGTVLEGFCAIAPCPWLYIELGQHLLREKGSIPEDHPYASWLLMYSDPGFNEYMTELLKRVQKYAELSDPSAKNRAKISFQQSCNYEWMFWEQAWTSQTWPSR